The genomic segment TCGTACCCCACCGTTCAGGGCGGCCGGGTCCGCGTGGACGAGATGGACAAATGCGGGCATTACGCCCGCTGGCAGGAGGATTTCAGTCTGGTGCGCGATCTGGGCCTGCGTTACCTGCGCTACGGGCCGCCGATTCACACCACCTGGACCGGCCCGGACCGGTACGACTGGACGTTCGCGGACCTGACGTTCGGGGAACTGCGGCGGCGGAACATCACGCCCATCACGGACCTGTGCCATTTCGGTGTGCCGGACTGGATCGGGACCTTCCAGAACCCCGACTTTCCGGCGCAGTTCGCGCGGTACGCCCGCGCGTTCGCGCAGCGCTACCCGTGGGTACAGCTGTACACCCCGGTGAACGAGATGTTCATCTGCGCGCTGTTCAGCGCGAAGTACGGCTGGTGGAACGAGCAGCTCACCACCGACCGGACCTTCGTGACGGCCCTGAAGCACATCGTCCGGGCGAACGTGCTGGCCATGCACGCCACCTTGCAGGTGCGGCCCGACGCGATTTTTATCCAGAGCGAGTCAAGCGAGTACTATCACGCGGCGAGTCCACAGGCGATCGGCCCGGCCGAGGTCCTGAACGCCGTGCGGTTTCTGTCACTCGACCTGAATTACGGCCACCGGGTGAGTTCAGACATGTACGAGTACCTGCTCGACAACGGCATGACGCGCGACGAGTACCACTTTTTCCTGCACGGGCACCTGCGCCACCACTGCGTGATGGGCAACGACTACTACGTCACGAACGAGCACCTCGTGCACCCGAACGGCCAGACGGAGGCGAGCGGGGAGATCTTCGGGTACGCGGTGATCACCAGGCAGTACTACGCCCGCTACCGCCTGCCGGTCATGCACACCGAAACGAACCTGTGCCAGGGGCCGGCCGGGGACGAAGCGGTCCGCTGGCTGCGCAAGGCGTGGGCGAACGTGCTGCAGGTGCGCAATGACGGCCTGCCGGTGGTGGGCTTCACCTGGTACTCCCTGACCGATCAGGTGGACTGGGACACGGCGCTGCGTGAGAACAACGGGCGGGTTGGTGCGCTGGGGCTGTGCGACCTCAACCGCACGGTCCGCCCGGTGGGTGAAGCGTACAGGGCGCTGATTCAGGCGTGGCGCGCGGTGCTGCCCACCCAGAGCGTGGTGCTGTCCCTGCCGCTCGTTCCGCCCGGGGAGGGCGCGGATCAGAAGGCGTAGCGGACGGCGCAGTACGGCAGTTCCTTCCGGAGCAGCGCGGTGAAGCGGTCCACGGCCTTGCCTTTGAGGCCCCGGCGGTAGCGCAGGTTCACCCCGCCGGACTCGGACTGTTTGGTCTCCTGCCACTGCGGGGTCCACAGCAGCCGCTCCGCTGTCGGGTGCCAGCCGAGGTTCACTTCGTGCAGCCCGGCGTGGTGCGTCAGGAAGATCACCTCGGCCGCGAGTTGCCGCTTTGCTTCCGGAGACAGGGCGGCGTCCACCTGCCGGAACAGTTCGGTGTACGCGGCGGTCCACCCTTCGAAAATGATCACCGGGGAGAAGTTGAGGTGCACCTCGTACCCGGCCGCCACGAAATCGTTGATGGCCGCGAGGCGCTCAGGCACGCTGGACGTGCCGACGTCGACGACCCGCGCGACAGCCGCGGGCATCAGGGAGAAGCGCACGCGGGTGCGGCCCTGCGGGTCGTAGGTGAGCAGGTCCGGATTGACGTACTTGGTGGCGAACGACGCTTTGGCGTGCGGCAGGGTCCGGAAGAGGGTGACGAGGTCGCGGACGTTGTCGGAGAGCAGGGCGTCCACGCTGAGGTCGCTGTTCTCCCCGAGGTCGTAGACCCACGCGTGCGGGTCGACGGTGTTTGCCCTGCCCTTGGGACCCAGGGCCTGACTGTGCCGGCGCAGGGCCGCGAGGACGTCGTCGATGTTGGCGAAGGTGGTGATGGGGTTGGCGTAGCCCTTGTGGCGCGGCACGTAGCAGTACGCGCAGGCGAGCGCGCAGCCGTTGGCGAGGCCAGGGGCGATGAAGTCCGCGCTGCGGCCGTTGGGCCGCATGGTCAGGGTTGTGCGCACGCCGAGCACCAGCACCTGACGTTTGATGCGCAGCCAGTCCCGGACGAGGCCGGCGTTGCCGTGCAGTCCGGGAATATTCCAGTGCGACGCGACTTCAGTGACCTGCGCCTGCGGAAAGCGGCGCAGGATCGCCTGGCCGCGGGGCAGCGCGGCCGCCCGGGGGTCGGCGTAGATCTGCCGGATGTCGAGGGGCGCGCGCGTGGCCACGCCTCAGTCAACGGCATTGGGCCGGCGGACACTGCGAGCGGACCGACGAAGTGCCCGGCTGCCGGCGCGGGGAGGGCAGGCCGGCGATGGCGGCGATGGGGGGAGGTGAGCAGGCGGACGCCGCCTGAGGACCCGGCCGGGCCGTTTCGTTGCGAGCAGGGGCGTGGGGGTACCAGGCTGGTCCCCCGGCGACCAATTTTCTGGGCGCGCCCGGCCCTGCTGTGGTGTCCGGGAAGGCCGGAGGGCCAGGGCATGAAGCGGGGCGCCCAGCGGCTACGGGTCCGCTGAACGCCGGCCGCTCGGGTGGCTGAGCCTGGGTGGCTGGGAGATCCGGGGGGCTGAGGGGACTCCGGACGTTCACCCCCCCCACCGGGGGCACTGGGCAGCCAGGCGCCGTACTGGACTGCCTTTGCACCTTCAGAGCGCAGTCCACGCCGGGGCCGGGCTGGCTGCGGCCCTGACCAAAGGCAACCTGCAACTCACAAGAACTTTAGGGATTCCCTAAGATGGCGTATGCGATGGACACTCCCGAAGCGGACCTCGTCAGCAACTGCCGACACGGCAACGCCGCCTCGCACTGAACGGTCCCGGATCGACGACCAGTTCGAACGTGACCTTCGGGAGGCCCTGCACGGCCAGCCGTACGACGTTCTGCGCAACGTCCTGCTTGATCACTTTGTGGCCATGAACATCACGCCCGGCGCCGGGGGCAGTCCCGTGTCACGCGAGACACGCAAACGGGTCAACTTCGCCATTGTGGCCCGCCGCTCCCGCATTCCTGTGGCCGCCGTGATGTTCACCACGCAGGGGTTCGGCCGGGACCGGCGTCAGGGTCCGGCCGAGTTCAGCGCCGCCACCGTGGAGGGGCACACCATCGTGCCAGTGCTGTACCTCGATCCACGTCACCTGTCCGGTGCGTCCGCCATTGCCGAAGTCATCACCCCCTACCTGTAGAGCTTCCCGGGCGCCAGGTTGCGCGAACAGCGGCGCGAAGGCCCGGCGCATCTGTCCGGCGCTGCGTGCGGCCGTCTGACCGGGCACAGCTGATGGCCCGTCGCCTGTGTGCGTTACAGCCAGCGGGGCACGCGGGCCTGGTACGCGGCGTACGCCGGGCCATGCACCCGGCTGAGGTAGGCTTCTTCCAGGCGCACTTGCACGCCCATCAGCAACTCGCCGGCCACGAGGAGACTCAGGCTCCAGGCGTTAGGCACGGCCAGGAACAGGCCCAGCAGGTTCAGCCGCATGGCCAGGAAGATCGGGTTGCGGGAGCGGGCGAACAAGCCGCGCTGCACGAGGGCCGTCCGGACGGCGTCGTTCAGACCGATGCGCCAGGCGTGGCCCATCTGGGCCTGGGCCAGCAGGGTGAGGCCCAGGCCCAGCAGCATGAGACTCCAGCCGGCGGCCTGAACGGCGCGAACGCCCAGCCAGGGAAAGGGAGCAAAGTGAACGGCGGCGCCCGGCACCAGCGCCAGGGTGAAGGCGCCGAGCAGCAGGGCGCCGAGGAGGCCGGCCATGCTACGACCCACGAACCCCTGGAGGGTGTCGTCGGCCGGCAGGACGTACGGGTTGTGCCCGGTCTGGCGCCAGACTGCCACGGAGCGCCACACAAACGCGAAGAAGACAGTGCTGAGCACCAGGGCCAGCAACAGCCACGGGTTGGAGAGCCAGTCAGAATTCATATCTGAACATATATTCAGATATAAGTAAAAGCAAGTCCTACGGCATGGAGGCCCCCGTTCCGGTCTGGCACCTGCCTCTGCGCAGCTGGGGGAGGCGCACACGTGCCCCCCCATCCCAGGGCCCGGGTCAGCCGTTGACGACGGATCCGCCGTTCGGATGCAGGACCTGACCGCTGATGTAGCTCGAATCGTCCGACGCGAGAAACACGAAGCAGGTGGCCACCTCCGCCGGCTGCCCGGGGCGTTTCATCGGCACGTCCGCCCCGAAGGACGCGACCTTGTCCTCCGGGAAGGTCGAAGGAATCAGCGGCGTCCAGATCGGACCGGGCGCCACGCCGTTCACGCGAATGCCACGCTCCGCGACACTCATGGACAGCGACCGGGTGAACGCCACGATCGCGCCTTTCGTGGAGGCGTAGTCCAGCAGCTCGGGGCTGCCCTTGTAATGCGTGACGGAGGTCGTGTTGATGATCGTCGACCCGTCCCCCAGGTGCGGCAGGGCCGCCTTGGCCATATGGAAGTACCCGAAGATGTTCGTCCTGAACGTCCGTTCGAGCTGCTCGGCACTGATGTCCGTGAGGTCCTCCTGGGGGTGCTGCTCGGCGGCGTTGTTCACGAGGATGTCCAGCCGGCCGAACGCACGGACGGTCTGCTCGACCGCCTGCTGACAGAACGCCTCGTCACCGACGTCGCCGGCAACCAGCACGCAGCGCCGCCCGGCCTCCTCCACGAGGCCCTGGGTGATTTTCGCGTCCTCATGCTCATTGAGGTACACGATCGCCACGTCAGCGCCCTCCCGGGCGTAGTGCACGGCCACCGCCCGGCCGATGCCGCTGTCACCGCCAGTCACGAGGGCCGCTTTGCCCTGGAGCTTGTTCGCCGCCCGGTACGTCGGCTTGATGTAGACCGGCGCGGGCGTCATCTCCGTTTCACGTCCGGGGCGCTCATCCTGATGCTGCGGGGGCAGGGTCTGCTCTTCACTCATGGCGTTATGGAATCAGGTCACGGCCCAGGAAGTGTAGAAGCCGCCACCAAGTCAGCGCCAGGCCAAGGCCCACGCAACCCACGGTGAACCTCTCGGGCGCGCGCCCTCACCGGCCCGCCATACACGCGGCGCCGGCCAGCGGACTCACCTTCAGCGCAGCAGGCTCAGCCGGACCAGGGCCAAGAGAACCCACGAACAGCACCGGGAGCCCCCGGCCAGACGCGCGGTGACCTGAACGCAAAGGGCGCGGCGGCGGGCGCGCCCGCGAACCCCACGACTGACCGGGTGACAGGGGGCCCAGGACCGCCTGAATTGCCCGCGCCGCCGGCCCGACCCGTTCGCCTGGCTACGCTCCGGCCGGCTCCGGATCAAGCAGTCCGCCTTCCAGCACGACTGCCAGCGCGAGCTGCTGGTAACCCTGCTGGTCAAACAGGACCGTCACCGCGTGCTCATCGCACCGGACCACCGTCCCGGCGCCCAGCGTGCGGTGCGTGACCCGGCGGCCCACGTCAAAGGGCCGTTCACACGCCGGCGGGCCGCCGGCGCCCTCAACGGCGGCGCAGTTGTCGCAGCCCGCGCACGGCCCCGGAGCGGCCTCCCCGAAGTAGTTCAGCAGGTACTCCCGGCGGCAGGCGCCCGTTTCAGCGTACCCGCGCATCATGTCCAGCCGCGACTGCTCGAATGTCCGCCGGTGCCGCTGAGCTTCAGCGGCGCGCGCCGCGGCGTCCAGCGCGTCCACGGTTCCGTTCATGGTGAGCGTTCCGTCCCGCCGCTGGCACAGCGCCCCGGCCTCCGCCAGCCGCCGCAGGGCTGTTCGCAGCCAGCCAGGCCGGACCCCGAGGCCGCGCGTTGTCCCTGGTGAACCTTTTGGGCCGGCGTGCGCAGCGGACGCCAGGCCCCGTACTGAAGCGTTCGCGGCCCAGGGGCCTGCCCCAGCGCGCCGGGGGGCCAGGCGCCTGAAGGCGGCGTCACCCGCGTCGGCGCTGAGCCTCGCCGACGCTCACGCTTTCTGTACAGTCCGGCGCGCCGCAGAGGTCCGCCAGGCTCGTGCGCTCCCGGCGACCGTCTGCGCGGCCCGCACTCCGCTTCTCAATGCGTTCTGAAGGCGCAGGCCACCTGCGGACCCGGTTAAGGCTCTACAACACAGGCCATGCCTGATCCTCTTCTTCCTGGCTTGCAGGTGGTCACGGTGACGGACGGGGTCATCGTGGCGGTGGTGCTGCTTGCCGCGTGGAGGGGCGCGCGGCGCGGCTTTCTCGCAGGCACCCTCGGACTGCTGTGGCTGGTTCTGCCCGTGCTGGTCGCCCTGCAGTTCTCCGGCCCGGTGGCCGGCGCGCTGGCCGGGTCCTGGTCACCCACGTGGACCCGGCCGGCCGCGTTCGTGGCGCTGTTCGTCCTGACCGGCGCCCTCACCGACAGCCTCGGGTGGGCGCTGCTGGGCCGGCTGCCGAGGAGGGCGCACGCCGCGCCCCTCAACCGCCTGTCTGGCGTCCTGCAGGGGGCCACGACCGGCGTGCTGACCGCCGGGGTCGTAGTGGCGGTGCTCTTCACGCTGCCGGTGCCAGCCGGCCTTCAGGCGGATCTGAACCGGAGCCGGCTGGCTGCGCCGCTGTGGCAAGGCGCGCGGTTGGCCGGGCAGGCCGCCGGGCCGGTCTTCGGGGAGGCGCTGCGCGCCCTGCAGCCCAGGCGGGCGCCGGGCCGGCACGTCGACCTGCCGTTCACGGTTCGGGACGCGCCGCCGGCGCCCCTGCTGGAAGCGCGGATGCTTGAACTCGTGAATGCCGCCCGGGCAAAAGCCGGCCTGCCGGGGCTGCGGGCCGACCCGGCGCTGCGCGCCGTCGCGCGGCGGCACTCGGCGGACATGTTCGCCCGCGGGTACTTCGCTCATGTCAACCCGGACGGGGCCTCGCCGTTCGACCGCATGAAGGGCGCCGGCGTGCGGTACTTCACGGCCGGTGAGAACCTGGCCCTGGCGCCCACGGTCGGCGCGGCGCACGTCAACCTGATGAACTCACCGGGCCACCGGGCGAACATCCTGGGGCGGCGGTTCGGCCGCGTGGGAATCGGGATCGTGGACGGCGGTCACCGGGGCGTCATGGTAACGCAGGCCTTCAGGAACTGAGCGCCAGGCGGGCAGGGGGAGGCTGCGCCTCTGAGGCGGGTGAAGCGCTTTGGCGCATGGCCGTTCAGCCCGGCGACGGGGTGGGGTGGGGACATGACCCTGCCGCTCTCCCCGCCGCTCAGTCGGAAGGTCGTGACGCCGGAACTGGAATTGCGCGGCGCTGCGGAGGACCTGTTCGCCCAGGTGCTGCCGGTGGTCCGGGCGGGCGTGACCGGGGCGCGTCCGGAGCCGTTCCATGAGCCCACGTGGCTGTACGAGAACCACCCGCTGCGTGAGCGCAAGGGGCTGCAGACGATCTGGCGTGGGCCGGACCGGGTCGACGTTCTCCTGGCTGGCGCCGGGCGTCCAGGGGCAGGGGGTGGGCTGTGAACAGCGCGCGGCAGTTCTTCACGTGGCGTTTGAGGGATTCGGGGCGGCCGGAGCCGGGCGTGCGGGGTTAGAGGACAGTGTGGCGTCCGGCCGGGTGGCGCAGCGGCGGGGGGATAAGCTCCACGGGTTCGGCTGGGCGGGGCGCCGGCGGACCGGCATCACGCTCAGTGGCGTGGAGGACTGCAGGCGCGCGCTGCAGCTGACCTGAGAGGCGTGAAGGACGCCGCCAGCCCACCTGCCGGCGCGAGTGGCCACAGGCCGGCTGCCTCAGCAGCCGGCCTGTGGCGCGGGCGGTGCGCCGACCTGGGCGCGCGGCCGTGAAACCGGCGTGCCCAGGTCCGGGACGCGCCGCTGTGTCGTGGCTGGCTGCGGCGCTCCTGCGTGGTCAGGCGGTGCCGGCGTCACGGATGGGGTTGAGCCAGTCGCCCAGGGCCTGCAGGTTTTCCTGGGCGCGGATCAGGTGGCGCTGCACGGCGTCCTGCGTGGCGACGGGGTCGCGGCGCTTGAGGCCGTCGAAGATGGCCCAGTGGAACACCTGCGCCTGCTGCGCGGCGCCGGGTTTGAGGATCGTCTGCTGGAAGCCGACTTTGAGCAGTTCATGCACCGGTTCGAGCAGCTTGGCGAGAATGGCGTTCTTGCCGCCCTGGATCAGGGCCACGTGGAACTGGGCGTCGAGTTCCGAGAAGCGGTCGGGGTCGTCGAGGTACTGGTCCATGGTGCGCAGCAGGGTTTCCATGTGCCCCAGGTCGCGGTCGGTCATGCGCGTGGCCGCCAGGCCGGCGAGTTTGACCTCGAACACCATGCGCGCTTCCAGCAGTTCGGACTGCACGGTGTAGAACGACGCGCCTTTGCCGAGGTGCATCAGCACCTGCGGGTCCATGGGGTTCCACCGGTGCGCGGGGTTGACGGTGGTGCCCCGGCCCTGCTGAATTTCGATCAGGCCTTTTTCGGCGAGCACTTTCATGGCCTCGCGGATCACGAC from the Deinococcus taeanensis genome contains:
- a CDS encoding SDR family oxidoreductase — translated: MSEEQTLPPQHQDERPGRETEMTPAPVYIKPTYRAANKLQGKAALVTGGDSGIGRAVAVHYAREGADVAIVYLNEHEDAKITQGLVEEAGRRCVLVAGDVGDEAFCQQAVEQTVRAFGRLDILVNNAAEQHPQEDLTDISAEQLERTFRTNIFGYFHMAKAALPHLGDGSTIINTTSVTHYKGSPELLDYASTKGAIVAFTRSLSMSVAERGIRVNGVAPGPIWTPLIPSTFPEDKVASFGADVPMKRPGQPAEVATCFVFLASDDSSYISGQVLHPNGGSVVNG
- a CDS encoding RecQ family zinc-binding domain-containing protein; translated protein: MNGTVDALDAAARAAEAQRHRRTFEQSRLDMMRGYAETGACRREYLLNYFGEAAPGPCAGCDNCAAVEGAGGPPACERPFDVGRRVTHRTLGAGTVVRCDEHAVTVLFDQQGYQQLALAVVLEGGLLDPEPAGA
- a CDS encoding family 1 glycosylhydrolase, producing MTYFMFATGIENSYPTVQGGRVRVDEMDKCGHYARWQEDFSLVRDLGLRYLRYGPPIHTTWTGPDRYDWTFADLTFGELRRRNITPITDLCHFGVPDWIGTFQNPDFPAQFARYARAFAQRYPWVQLYTPVNEMFICALFSAKYGWWNEQLTTDRTFVTALKHIVRANVLAMHATLQVRPDAIFIQSESSEYYHAASPQAIGPAEVLNAVRFLSLDLNYGHRVSSDMYEYLLDNGMTRDEYHFFLHGHLRHHCVMGNDYYVTNEHLVHPNGQTEASGEIFGYAVITRQYYARYRLPVMHTETNLCQGPAGDEAVRWLRKAWANVLQVRNDGLPVVGFTWYSLTDQVDWDTALRENNGRVGALGLCDLNRTVRPVGEAYRALIQAWRAVLPTQSVVLSLPLVPPGEGADQKA
- a CDS encoding methyltransferase family protein, coding for MNSDWLSNPWLLLALVLSTVFFAFVWRSVAVWRQTGHNPYVLPADDTLQGFVGRSMAGLLGALLLGAFTLALVPGAAVHFAPFPWLGVRAVQAAGWSLMLLGLGLTLLAQAQMGHAWRIGLNDAVRTALVQRGLFARSRNPIFLAMRLNLLGLFLAVPNAWSLSLLVAGELLMGVQVRLEEAYLSRVHGPAYAAYQARVPRWL
- a CDS encoding FadR/GntR family transcriptional regulator, with amino-acid sequence MTTKSLSRRHLVQSELTRRIVTGHVSPLSRLPKEAELAEEFDVSRVVIREAMKVLAEKGLIEIQQGRGTTVNPAHRWNPMDPQVLMHLGKGASFYTVQSELLEARMVFEVKLAGLAATRMTDRDLGHMETLLRTMDQYLDDPDRFSELDAQFHVALIQGGKNAILAKLLEPVHELLKVGFQQTILKPGAAQQAQVFHWAIFDGLKRRDPVATQDAVQRHLIRAQENLQALGDWLNPIRDAGTA
- a CDS encoding spore photoproduct lyase family protein yields the protein MATRAPLDIRQIYADPRAAALPRGQAILRRFPQAQVTEVASHWNIPGLHGNAGLVRDWLRIKRQVLVLGVRTTLTMRPNGRSADFIAPGLANGCALACAYCYVPRHKGYANPITTFANIDDVLAALRRHSQALGPKGRANTVDPHAWVYDLGENSDLSVDALLSDNVRDLVTLFRTLPHAKASFATKYVNPDLLTYDPQGRTRVRFSLMPAAVARVVDVGTSSVPERLAAINDFVAAGYEVHLNFSPVIIFEGWTAAYTELFRQVDAALSPEAKRQLAAEVIFLTHHAGLHEVNLGWHPTAERLLWTPQWQETKQSESGGVNLRYRRGLKGKAVDRFTALLRKELPYCAVRYAF
- a CDS encoding CvpA family protein is translated as MPDPLLPGLQVVTVTDGVIVAVVLLAAWRGARRGFLAGTLGLLWLVLPVLVALQFSGPVAGALAGSWSPTWTRPAAFVALFVLTGALTDSLGWALLGRLPRRAHAAPLNRLSGVLQGATTGVLTAGVVVAVLFTLPVPAGLQADLNRSRLAAPLWQGARLAGQAAGPVFGEALRALQPRRAPGRHVDLPFTVRDAPPAPLLEARMLELVNAARAKAGLPGLRADPALRAVARRHSADMFARGYFAHVNPDGASPFDRMKGAGVRYFTAGENLALAPTVGAAHVNLMNSPGHRANILGRRFGRVGIGIVDGGHRGVMVTQAFRN